A genome region from Paralichthys olivaceus isolate ysfri-2021 chromosome 6, ASM2471397v2, whole genome shotgun sequence includes the following:
- the cdk11b gene encoding cyclin-dependent kinase 11B isoform X2, with protein sequence MLMGDEKETWKVKTLDEILQEKKRRRELEERADPKRQKNFTQSLVPQADDRESKRDTPEEGELQDQRMEITIRNSPYTREDSTEDRGEEDESLAIKPPQQIARKDKSHHRKEEKRKDKRRHRSHSDEGVGKHVRPKDKEKDRESERRKRQWEEDKARRDWERQKRREQARAHSRRERDRLEQQERQRERDRKLREQQKEQRELKDRERRAEERRKERGGRREVPSHHRMLPDEYDEKTKQTHRSRSPTRLPRDRSEHSEQRTSAALKEEKQEGKDLLADLQDISDSERKTSTAESSIASGSGSDEEDDQDEEESSSQSEGEEEEEDEGESVSGSERSEQSAEDVSEEEQSDEDFEEERENGNHIPAVPESRFDHDSEESGEDMEDDEEEDEDEAGDGDPTPQSQTHSRSPTPEENYIPDSPPISPVELKKELPKYLPALQGCRSVEEFQCLNRIEEGTYGVVYRAKDKKTDEIVALKRLKMEKEKEGFPITSLREINTILKAQHPNIVTVREIVVGSNMDKIYIVMNYVEHDLKSLMETMKQPFLPGEVKTLMIQLLRGVRHLHDNWILHRDLKTSNLLLSHKGILKIGDFGLAREYGSPLKPYTPIVVTLWYRSPDLLLGAKEYSTAVDMWSVGCIFGELLTQKPLFPGKSEIDQINKIFKDLGSPSEKIWPGYSELPAVKKMTFTEYPYNNLRKRFGALLSDQGFDLMNKFLTYCPSKRIVSDEALKHEYLRETPLPIEPSMFPTWPAKSEQQRVKRGTSPRPPEGGLGYSQLGDDDLKDTGFHLTTSNQGASAVGPGFSLKF encoded by the exons ATGCTGATGGGGGACGAAAAGGAGACCTGGAAAGTTAAAACTCTTGACGAAATCCTACAGGAGAAAAAACGCAGAAGAGAATTAGAAGAGAGAGCAGACCCCAAGCGCCAGAAAAAT TTCACACAGAGCCTTGTTCCACAGGCGGATGATCGGGAATCCAAACGAGACACTCCGGAGGAAGGAGAACTACAGGATCAAAGAATGGAAATAACAATTCGTAATTCCCCGTACACACGGGAGGACTCAACAGAGGACAG aggagaggaagatgaatcATTAGCTATCAAGCCTCCACAGCAGATAGCGAGGAAAGACAAATCTCACCAcagaaaggaggaaaagagaaaagataaGAGACGTCACCGCAGTCACTCTGATGAAGGAG TAGGTAAACATGTCCGAccgaaagacaaagaaaaagatagagagagtgaACGCAGGAAGCGTCAGTGGGAGGAGGACAAAGCCCGGCGAGACTGGGAGAGGCAGAAACGAAGGGAACAGGCCAGAGCTCATTCTCgaagagagag GGACCgcctggagcagcaggagcgcCAGCGTGAACGGGACAGAAAGCTGCGCGAACAGCAGAAAGAGCAACGAGAGCTCAAGGATCGAGAGAGGAGGGCAGAGGAGAGACGCAAAGAAAGAGGAGGTCGACGAGAAG TGCCGTCTCACCACAGGATGCTCCCTGATGAATATGATgagaagacaaaacaaactcaCCGCAGCCGCAGTCCTACCCGCCTTCCCCGAGACAGATCTGAACACAGTGAACAACGGACGAGTGCAG ctttgaaggaggagaagcaggagggcAAAGACCTGCTCGCAGACCTTCAGGACATCAGTGACAGTGAAAGGAAGACCAGCACTGCAGAATCTTCCATAG CATCAGGATCAGGCTCTGACGAAGAGGATGACCAAGATGAAGAGGAGTCCAGCAGCCAGAGTGAgggtgaggaagaagaagaggatgaaggagagtcAGTCTCAGGCTCAGAAAGGTCTGAGCAGAGTGcag AGGATGTGAGTGAGGAAGAGCAGTCGGACGAAGACTttgaagaggagagggaaaatgGAAATCACATCCCTGCAG TGCCTGAGTCCCGTTTTGACCACGACTCAGAGGAAAGTGGAGAAGACatggaggatgatgaggaggaggatgaggatgaagcaGGTGACGGTGACCCCACTCCTCAGTCTCAGACTCACTCACGCTCCCCCACTCCTGAGGAGAACTACATCCCAGACTCCCCCCCAATTTCACCTGTGGAGCTGAAGAAGGAGCTGCCAAAGTATCTGCCTGCTTTACAG ggttGTCGCAGTGTTGAGGAGTTCCAGTGTCTTAACCGAATAGAGGAAGGAACCTATGGTGTAGTGTACAGAGCCAAGGACAAAAAGACTG ATGAGATTGTGGCCCTGAAGAGGCtgaagatggagaaagagaaggagggctTCCCCATAACTTCTTTAAGAGAAATCAATACTATTCTGAAAGCTCAACACCCAAACATCGTCACAGTGAGG GAAATAGTTGTTGGAAGCAATATGGACAAGATCTACATCGTGATGAACTATGTAGAACATGACCTGAAGAGTCTGATGGAAACCATGAAGCAGCCCTTCCTACCAG GTGAAGTAAAGACTCTGATGATTCAACTGCTCCGTGGAGTCCGacatctccatgacaactggATTCTGCACCGTGACCTGAAGACGTCCAATCTGCTGCTGAGCCACAAGGGAATCCTCAAG ATTGGCGACTTTGGTTTGGCGCGGGAGTATGGTTCCCCCCTGAAGCCGTACACCCCTATAGTGGTGACCCTGTGGTACCGGTCACCAGATTTGCTGCTTGGAGCCAAG GAGTACTCCACAGCTGTGGACATGTGGTCAGTGGGCTGCATATTTGGCGAGCTCCTGACCCAGAAGCCTCTGTTCCCTGGAAAATCTGAAATTGACCAAATTAACAAGATTTTTAAG GATTTGGGGTCACCGAGTGAGAAGATCTGGCCCGGCTACAGCGAGCTGCCCGCTGTGAAGAAGATGACTTTCACAGAGTATCCCTACAACAACCTGCGAAAGCGCTTTGGAGCACTGCTCTCAGACCAGGGCTTTGACCTCATGAACAA ATTCCTTACTTACTGCCCCAGTAAGAGGATTGTGTCCGATGAGGCACTGAAGCACGAGTACCTCAGAGAGACGCCACTGCCCATTGAACCGTCCATGTTCCCCACCTGGCCGGCCAAGAGCGAGCAGCAGAGGGTGAAGAGAGGCACCAGTCCCCGTCCACCCGAGGGAGGCCTGGGCTACAGTCAACTG GGTGACGATGATCTAAAAGACACAGGCTTTCATCTGACAACCAGCAACCAGGGAGCGTCGGCAGTCGGTCCAGGATTCAGCCTCAAATTCTGA
- the cdk11b gene encoding cyclin-dependent kinase 11B isoform X1 produces the protein MLMGDEKETWKVKTLDEILQEKKRRRELEERADPKRQKNFTQSLVPQADDRESKRDTPEEGELQDQRMEITIRNSPYTREDSTEDRGEEDESLAIKPPQQIARKDKSHHRKEEKRKDKRRHRSHSDEGVGKHVRPKDKEKDRESERRKRQWEEDKARRDWERQKRREQARAHSRRERPRVESPGFFLDHRDRLEQQERQRERDRKLREQQKEQRELKDRERRAEERRKERGGRREVPSHHRMLPDEYDEKTKQTHRSRSPTRLPRDRSEHSEQRTSAALKEEKQEGKDLLADLQDISDSERKTSTAESSIASGSGSDEEDDQDEEESSSQSEGEEEEEDEGESVSGSERSEQSAEDVSEEEQSDEDFEEERENGNHIPAVPESRFDHDSEESGEDMEDDEEEDEDEAGDGDPTPQSQTHSRSPTPEENYIPDSPPISPVELKKELPKYLPALQGCRSVEEFQCLNRIEEGTYGVVYRAKDKKTDEIVALKRLKMEKEKEGFPITSLREINTILKAQHPNIVTVREIVVGSNMDKIYIVMNYVEHDLKSLMETMKQPFLPGEVKTLMIQLLRGVRHLHDNWILHRDLKTSNLLLSHKGILKIGDFGLAREYGSPLKPYTPIVVTLWYRSPDLLLGAKEYSTAVDMWSVGCIFGELLTQKPLFPGKSEIDQINKIFKDLGSPSEKIWPGYSELPAVKKMTFTEYPYNNLRKRFGALLSDQGFDLMNKFLTYCPSKRIVSDEALKHEYLRETPLPIEPSMFPTWPAKSEQQRVKRGTSPRPPEGGLGYSQLGDDDLKDTGFHLTTSNQGASAVGPGFSLKF, from the exons ATGCTGATGGGGGACGAAAAGGAGACCTGGAAAGTTAAAACTCTTGACGAAATCCTACAGGAGAAAAAACGCAGAAGAGAATTAGAAGAGAGAGCAGACCCCAAGCGCCAGAAAAAT TTCACACAGAGCCTTGTTCCACAGGCGGATGATCGGGAATCCAAACGAGACACTCCGGAGGAAGGAGAACTACAGGATCAAAGAATGGAAATAACAATTCGTAATTCCCCGTACACACGGGAGGACTCAACAGAGGACAG aggagaggaagatgaatcATTAGCTATCAAGCCTCCACAGCAGATAGCGAGGAAAGACAAATCTCACCAcagaaaggaggaaaagagaaaagataaGAGACGTCACCGCAGTCACTCTGATGAAGGAG TAGGTAAACATGTCCGAccgaaagacaaagaaaaagatagagagagtgaACGCAGGAAGCGTCAGTGGGAGGAGGACAAAGCCCGGCGAGACTGGGAGAGGCAGAAACGAAGGGAACAGGCCAGAGCTCATTCTCgaagagagag ACCTCGAGTGGAATCTCCTGGGTTTTTTTTGGACCACAGGGACCgcctggagcagcaggagcgcCAGCGTGAACGGGACAGAAAGCTGCGCGAACAGCAGAAAGAGCAACGAGAGCTCAAGGATCGAGAGAGGAGGGCAGAGGAGAGACGCAAAGAAAGAGGAGGTCGACGAGAAG TGCCGTCTCACCACAGGATGCTCCCTGATGAATATGATgagaagacaaaacaaactcaCCGCAGCCGCAGTCCTACCCGCCTTCCCCGAGACAGATCTGAACACAGTGAACAACGGACGAGTGCAG ctttgaaggaggagaagcaggagggcAAAGACCTGCTCGCAGACCTTCAGGACATCAGTGACAGTGAAAGGAAGACCAGCACTGCAGAATCTTCCATAG CATCAGGATCAGGCTCTGACGAAGAGGATGACCAAGATGAAGAGGAGTCCAGCAGCCAGAGTGAgggtgaggaagaagaagaggatgaaggagagtcAGTCTCAGGCTCAGAAAGGTCTGAGCAGAGTGcag AGGATGTGAGTGAGGAAGAGCAGTCGGACGAAGACTttgaagaggagagggaaaatgGAAATCACATCCCTGCAG TGCCTGAGTCCCGTTTTGACCACGACTCAGAGGAAAGTGGAGAAGACatggaggatgatgaggaggaggatgaggatgaagcaGGTGACGGTGACCCCACTCCTCAGTCTCAGACTCACTCACGCTCCCCCACTCCTGAGGAGAACTACATCCCAGACTCCCCCCCAATTTCACCTGTGGAGCTGAAGAAGGAGCTGCCAAAGTATCTGCCTGCTTTACAG ggttGTCGCAGTGTTGAGGAGTTCCAGTGTCTTAACCGAATAGAGGAAGGAACCTATGGTGTAGTGTACAGAGCCAAGGACAAAAAGACTG ATGAGATTGTGGCCCTGAAGAGGCtgaagatggagaaagagaaggagggctTCCCCATAACTTCTTTAAGAGAAATCAATACTATTCTGAAAGCTCAACACCCAAACATCGTCACAGTGAGG GAAATAGTTGTTGGAAGCAATATGGACAAGATCTACATCGTGATGAACTATGTAGAACATGACCTGAAGAGTCTGATGGAAACCATGAAGCAGCCCTTCCTACCAG GTGAAGTAAAGACTCTGATGATTCAACTGCTCCGTGGAGTCCGacatctccatgacaactggATTCTGCACCGTGACCTGAAGACGTCCAATCTGCTGCTGAGCCACAAGGGAATCCTCAAG ATTGGCGACTTTGGTTTGGCGCGGGAGTATGGTTCCCCCCTGAAGCCGTACACCCCTATAGTGGTGACCCTGTGGTACCGGTCACCAGATTTGCTGCTTGGAGCCAAG GAGTACTCCACAGCTGTGGACATGTGGTCAGTGGGCTGCATATTTGGCGAGCTCCTGACCCAGAAGCCTCTGTTCCCTGGAAAATCTGAAATTGACCAAATTAACAAGATTTTTAAG GATTTGGGGTCACCGAGTGAGAAGATCTGGCCCGGCTACAGCGAGCTGCCCGCTGTGAAGAAGATGACTTTCACAGAGTATCCCTACAACAACCTGCGAAAGCGCTTTGGAGCACTGCTCTCAGACCAGGGCTTTGACCTCATGAACAA ATTCCTTACTTACTGCCCCAGTAAGAGGATTGTGTCCGATGAGGCACTGAAGCACGAGTACCTCAGAGAGACGCCACTGCCCATTGAACCGTCCATGTTCCCCACCTGGCCGGCCAAGAGCGAGCAGCAGAGGGTGAAGAGAGGCACCAGTCCCCGTCCACCCGAGGGAGGCCTGGGCTACAGTCAACTG GGTGACGATGATCTAAAAGACACAGGCTTTCATCTGACAACCAGCAACCAGGGAGCGTCGGCAGTCGGTCCAGGATTCAGCCTCAAATTCTGA
- the mmp23ba gene encoding matrix metalloproteinase-23 — protein sequence MVSCQTPRSLRRGGRGFAPLLAAALLTLLSAGMQQTTAFPSWRFEEEAYTTALLIGIRKEARSQVLHLSRNKRYTLTPEKLKWDKFKLTYKLLSFPTNLINASDTRRGIARAFGKWSDVSPFSFREVPADQEADIKIGFYPVNHTDCLQSYLHHCFDGITGELAHAFFPPTGEIHFDDHEYWILGNMRFSWKKGVWLTDLVHVATHEIGHALGLMHSLDPKAIMHLNATLTGRKLITQDEVWGVHRLYGCLDRLFICPAWARKGYCDSKRKLMQKHCPSSCDFCYEFPFPTVAPTPTPPRTKHKLVVEGKRLTFRCGKKIASKKGKVNWYKDGELLEFSQPNYISLTDDHITIVANAINEGTYTCIVKKKDKVLTNYSWRVRVRF from the exons ATGGTGAGCTGTCAGACTCCCAGAAGTTTACGGAGAGGCGGCCGGGGCTTCGCTCCTCTGCTGGCCGCGGCGCTGCTCACTCTTCTGTCCGCAGGGATGCAACAAACCACAGCGTTTCCCTCCTGGAGGTTCGAG GAAGAAGCTTACACCACTGCGTTACTCATCGGGATCCGCAAAGAGGCCCGGTCACAAGTGCTTCACCTCTCCAGGAACAAGCGCTACACCCTCACACCGGAGAAGCTCAAATGGGACAAGTTTAAGCTGACATACAA GTTGCTCTCCTTCCCAACAAACCTCATAAACGCCAGTGACACACGTCGAGGCATCGCCAGGGCTTTTGGCAAGTGGAGCGACGTCTCGCCATTCAGCTTCAGAGAGGTGCCAGCTGACCAAGAAGCAGACATTAAGATTG GCTTCTACCCCGTCAACCACACAGACTGTCTGCAGTCCTATTTGCACCATTGTTTCGACGGCATCACGGGAGAATTGGCTCACGCGTTCTTCCCGCCAACAGGCGAGATCCACTTTGACGACCATGAATACTGGATTCTTGGAAACATGCGTTTCAGCTGGAAGAAAG GAGTCTGGCTCACAGATCTTGTCCACGTGGCAACTCATGAAATTGGACATGCCCTGGGACTCATGCACTCCTTGGACCCGAAAGCGATAATGCACCTGAATGCAACTCTGACGGGGCGCAAGCTAATCACACAGGATGAGGTGTGGGGTGTGCACCGTCTCTACG gATGTTTGGACCGGTTATTTATCTGTCCTGCCTGGGCTCGGAAAGGCTATTGCGACAGCAAGCGCAAGCTGATGCAGAAGCACTGCCCTTCCAGCTGTGATTTCTGTTACG AATTCCCGTTCCCCACGGTGGCTCCCACACCGACTCCACCAAGGACCAAACACAAGCTAGTCGTCGAAGGCAAAAGGCTGACCTTTCGTTGTGGGAAGAAAATAGCATCAAAGAAAGGAAAAGTAAA CTGGTACAAAGACGGGGAGCTGCTGGAATTCTCTCAACCCAACTACATCTCGCTGACAGACGACCACATCACCATAGTGGCCAACGCCATTAACGAAGGCACATACACCTGcattgtgaagaaaaaagacaaagttcTCACTAACTACTCATGGAGGGTACGCGTGCGCTTCTGA